A genomic window from Clostridium aceticum includes:
- a CDS encoding REP-associated tyrosine transposase, whose translation MPRTARKKSETGIYHIILRGINRQSIFEDNEDREKLLQTMIRYKEKCRYSIYAYCFMDNHFHLLLKEGEEPLEQIMRRISGSYVYWYNKKYERIGNLFQDRFKSEPVETDSYFLTVIRYIHQNPIKAGITRKIKDYKWSSYSEYLERKKIIDREYVLKNFAEDKVVALELFMKFNNECSDDKCLEIEEKKKKISDDELRQMIKSQFKVEAWTLQNEPKEKKQIILKKALEIEGISTRQLARVTGISANTIWKL comes from the coding sequence ATGCCAAGAACAGCAAGAAAAAAGAGTGAGACTGGAATATATCATATAATATTGAGGGGAATAAATAGGCAAAGTATATTTGAGGATAATGAAGATAGAGAGAAGCTATTGCAAACGATGATAAGGTATAAAGAAAAGTGTAGGTATAGCATATATGCATACTGTTTCATGGACAATCACTTTCATCTATTGTTAAAAGAAGGAGAAGAACCTTTAGAACAAATAATGAGACGTATAAGTGGAAGCTATGTGTATTGGTATAACAAAAAATATGAACGAATTGGAAACTTATTTCAGGATCGGTTTAAAAGTGAACCTGTAGAGACAGATTCATATTTTTTGACAGTTATAAGATATATTCATCAAAATCCTATAAAAGCAGGGATTACGAGAAAAATAAAAGACTATAAATGGAGTAGTTACAGTGAATATTTAGAAAGGAAAAAAATAATAGATAGAGAGTATGTACTAAAAAATTTTGCTGAAGATAAAGTTGTCGCCCTTGAATTATTTATGAAATTCAATAATGAGTGCAGCGATGATAAATGTCTAGAAATAGAAGAAAAAAAGAAGAAGATATCAGATGATGAATTAAGGCAGATGATAAAAAGTCAATTTAAGGTGGAAGCATGGACATTACAAAATGAACCCAAAGAAAAGAAGCAAATAATATTAAAAAAAGCGTTGGAGATAGAAGGAATATCAACAAGGCAGCTAGCAAGAGTTACTGGGATATCGGCAAATACT